A part of Micromonospora chersina genomic DNA contains:
- a CDS encoding DUF1203 domain-containing protein — MTTTRTRYVIRPVPAEALAELRRTGRDASGQPPERCCAEGGEPLRCCLRDATPGEPLLLFGYAPPLPPGPYREVGPIFAHAVDCPGPADPTAYPPDWRGRPQVLRAYDRRGRIVGGRRHDGDDPEAVIAELLADPAVDRLHSRNVVYGCWMFAVVRG, encoded by the coding sequence ATGACGACGACGCGCACCAGGTACGTGATCCGACCCGTGCCCGCCGAGGCGCTGGCCGAGCTGCGACGCACCGGCCGCGACGCCTCCGGCCAGCCGCCCGAGCGGTGCTGCGCCGAGGGCGGCGAGCCGCTGCGCTGCTGCCTCCGCGACGCCACCCCGGGCGAGCCGCTGCTGCTCTTCGGGTACGCCCCGCCGCTGCCGCCCGGCCCGTACCGGGAGGTGGGGCCGATCTTCGCGCACGCGGTCGACTGCCCCGGCCCGGCCGACCCGACGGCGTACCCGCCGGACTGGCGGGGGCGGCCCCAGGTGCTCCGGGCGTACGACCGGCGGGGCCGCATCGTCGGCGGCCGGCGGCACGACGGCGACGACCCGGAGGCGGTCATCGCCGAGCTGCTGGCCGACCCGGCGGTGGACCGCCTGCACAGCCGCAACGTCGTGTACGGCTGCTGGATGTTCGCGGTGGTCCGCGGCTGA
- a CDS encoding PfkB family carbohydrate kinase codes for MTGLDAIVVGQVARDLVLLVDEVPGPSGTAPVRCRRELLGGKGANQAVGLAQLGVRVGLLGVVGEDEVGDRLLGRARSDGIDVAPVLRRPDTPSALIVDVVDGRGRWRYLEDIPEATLLTEADVTGAAEVLRAARAVVVQLQQPLPAVLAATRHARDAGRLVVLDGAPDDPDGSAELLSRADVLRADAREAGLLLGGDPPKDADAGLRAGRDLAARGPALVAVEVAGEGNAFVWPGGELFLPLSETPTVDSTGAGDAFVAAVTAGLLRDDPYPRLARYAVAAAGATVGHPGGRPALTPEAIEAQLARIPER; via the coding sequence ATGACCGGACTGGACGCGATCGTGGTGGGACAGGTGGCCCGGGACCTCGTGCTGCTGGTGGACGAGGTGCCCGGCCCGTCCGGGACGGCCCCGGTGCGCTGCCGGCGGGAACTGCTCGGCGGCAAGGGGGCCAACCAGGCCGTCGGGCTGGCCCAGCTCGGCGTCCGGGTGGGGCTGCTCGGCGTGGTGGGCGAGGACGAGGTCGGCGACCGGCTGCTGGGCCGGGCCCGCAGCGACGGCATCGACGTGGCCCCGGTGCTGCGCCGGCCGGACACACCGAGCGCGCTCATCGTGGACGTGGTGGACGGCCGGGGCCGCTGGCGGTACCTGGAGGACATCCCCGAGGCGACCCTGCTCACCGAGGCGGACGTGACCGGCGCGGCCGAGGTGCTGCGGGCCGCCCGGGCGGTGGTCGTCCAGCTCCAGCAGCCGCTGCCGGCGGTGCTCGCGGCGACCCGGCACGCCCGCGACGCCGGCCGGCTCGTGGTGCTCGACGGCGCGCCGGACGACCCGGACGGGTCGGCGGAGCTGCTGTCCCGGGCCGACGTGCTGCGGGCCGACGCGCGGGAGGCCGGCCTGCTGCTCGGCGGCGACCCGCCGAAGGACGCCGACGCGGGGCTGCGCGCCGGCCGGGACCTGGCCGCCCGGGGGCCGGCGCTGGTCGCGGTCGAGGTGGCGGGGGAGGGGAACGCCTTCGTCTGGCCCGGCGGGGAGCTGTTCCTGCCGCTGAGCGAGACGCCCACGGTGGACAGCACCGGCGCCGGGGACGCGTTCGTCGCCGCCGTGACGGCCGGCCTGCTCCGCGACGACCCGTACCCCCGGCTGGCCCGGTACGCGGTGGCGGCGGCCGGCGCGACGGTGGGCCATCCCGGCGGCCGGCCCGCCCTCACCCCCGAGGCGATCGAGGCGCAGCTGGCCCGGATCCCGGAGCGCTGA
- a CDS encoding ABC transporter permease, with protein sequence MLRLTLRQIRAEGLRLLLSSLAIVLGVAFVAGTLMFTDGMRAGAYERAGAFDRHTDLAAYAGKVALPPALVDRVRAVDGVAAAEGELTGTAGVVGADGRPVLGYAVLAAIPTDPALQSYDVVAGRLPQRAGELVLDEETVADQRFALGGPVRVGGNGGPARAYTLVGTVDVAGSSRDVGGPFIGLAGADALAVSGERGYGRIMVAARPGVDRAALADRVRAAVGPDVAVRDRTAILDQAVADAVRDRRQFELFLGTFAAVAVVVAGFVIANTFAIVLAQRSRRTALLRLVGATRGQVYRAALGEAALTGLLASAVGVLAGVGLAAGLGALLSTLDAPVTGTVTVTARTVLLSLGLGTVLTVVAAAVPSWQGTRVAPVAALTDAAVRPAQRAGRVRLAAGALVLAAGVAALAGAGATGQVPLVAAGGILAFLGIVLFGPVLVPALVRALGRPVRRLLGVPAGLAVANAVRNPRRVAATATAMVIGIGLVSAFVVGAGSAKAGIERAVDARIGVDFLVTGIGGDLPAPLAGELAARPELGVVHEQRSRVVDGLEVRAAHPTLVRRTLSAVDAGDPAALGPGTVLVHRELAAARGWSVGSTVPLAGRSFRVAAVVADDNPALAGSPVPAGHVVDLVDADFAGLFPAVRGHLAEVDPADGVSADAARAAVEEVLTRYPTVNLLDQAAYKKMLTGTVDLVLGFVTALLGLAVVIALVGVANTLTLSVVERTRENAVLRAVGLSRGGMRAVLAVEAVLTALVGTLLGIALGTGVATGGMAVLARIGGDFTLVLPWGRLGLIVAVAVVAALAASVLPARRALSRPIVTALGAD encoded by the coding sequence ATGCTGCGCCTCACCCTGCGCCAGATCCGCGCCGAGGGGCTGCGCCTGCTGCTGTCCTCGCTGGCGATCGTCCTCGGCGTCGCCTTCGTCGCCGGCACCCTGATGTTCACCGACGGCATGCGCGCCGGGGCGTACGAGCGGGCCGGCGCCTTCGACCGGCACACCGACCTGGCCGCGTACGCCGGCAAGGTGGCGCTGCCGCCCGCCCTGGTCGACCGGGTGCGCGCGGTCGACGGGGTGGCCGCGGCCGAGGGGGAGCTGACCGGCACCGCCGGGGTGGTGGGCGCCGACGGGCGGCCCGTGCTCGGCTACGCCGTGCTCGCCGCGATCCCCACCGACCCGGCCCTCCAGTCCTACGACGTGGTCGCCGGGCGGCTGCCGCAGCGGGCCGGCGAGCTGGTCCTCGACGAGGAGACCGTCGCCGACCAGCGCTTCGCTCTGGGCGGCCCGGTGCGCGTGGGCGGCAACGGCGGGCCGGCGCGGGCGTACACCCTGGTCGGCACGGTCGACGTGGCCGGCAGCTCCCGCGACGTCGGCGGGCCGTTCATCGGCCTGGCCGGCGCGGACGCCCTCGCGGTGAGCGGGGAGCGCGGCTACGGCCGGATCATGGTGGCCGCCCGGCCGGGCGTGGACCGGGCGGCGCTCGCCGACCGGGTCCGTGCGGCGGTCGGGCCGGACGTCGCGGTCCGGGACCGCACGGCGATCCTCGACCAGGCCGTCGCCGACGCGGTCCGTGACCGGCGGCAGTTCGAGCTGTTCCTGGGCACCTTCGCGGCGGTGGCCGTGGTGGTGGCCGGCTTCGTGATCGCCAACACCTTCGCCATCGTGCTCGCCCAGCGGTCCCGGCGGACCGCGCTGCTGCGGCTGGTCGGCGCGACCCGGGGTCAGGTCTACCGGGCCGCCCTCGGCGAGGCGGCGCTGACCGGGCTGCTCGCCTCCGCCGTCGGGGTGCTGGCCGGCGTGGGCCTGGCCGCCGGCCTCGGCGCGCTGCTGTCCACGCTGGACGCGCCGGTCACCGGCACGGTCACGGTCACGGCCCGTACGGTGCTGCTCTCCCTCGGCCTCGGCACGGTGCTGACCGTGGTGGCCGCCGCGGTGCCCTCCTGGCAGGGCACCCGGGTCGCGCCCGTGGCCGCGCTCACCGACGCCGCCGTGCGGCCCGCCCAGCGGGCCGGCCGGGTCCGGCTCGCGGCCGGTGCGCTGGTCCTCGCCGCCGGGGTGGCCGCCCTGGCCGGGGCCGGGGCCACCGGCCAGGTGCCGCTGGTCGCCGCGGGCGGGATCCTGGCCTTCCTGGGCATCGTGCTGTTCGGCCCGGTGCTGGTGCCGGCGCTGGTCCGGGCGCTCGGCCGGCCGGTCCGCCGGCTGCTCGGCGTCCCGGCCGGGCTGGCCGTGGCGAACGCCGTGCGCAACCCGCGCCGGGTGGCCGCCACCGCCACCGCCATGGTCATCGGGATCGGCCTGGTCTCCGCGTTCGTGGTCGGCGCGGGCAGCGCCAAGGCCGGCATCGAGCGCGCCGTGGACGCGCGCATCGGGGTGGACTTCCTGGTCACCGGCATCGGCGGGGACCTGCCGGCGCCGCTGGCCGGTGAGCTGGCCGCCCGGCCGGAACTGGGCGTGGTGCACGAGCAGCGCAGCCGGGTGGTCGACGGCCTGGAGGTGCGGGCCGCCCACCCGACGCTGGTCCGGCGGACGCTGTCCGCGGTGGACGCCGGCGACCCGGCCGCCCTCGGCCCGGGAACGGTGCTCGTGCACCGGGAGTTGGCCGCGGCCCGCGGCTGGTCGGTCGGCAGCACCGTCCCGCTCGCCGGCCGGTCGTTCCGGGTGGCCGCCGTGGTGGCCGACGACAACCCGGCCCTGGCCGGCAGCCCGGTGCCCGCCGGACACGTGGTGGACCTGGTCGACGCGGACTTCGCCGGCCTCTTCCCGGCCGTGCGCGGTCACCTGGCCGAGGTGGACCCCGCCGACGGGGTCTCCGCCGACGCCGCCCGGGCCGCGGTCGAGGAGGTGCTCACCCGCTATCCGACCGTCAACCTGCTCGACCAGGCCGCCTACAAGAAGATGCTCACCGGCACGGTGGACCTGGTCCTCGGCTTCGTCACCGCGCTGCTCGGCCTGGCCGTGGTGATCGCGCTGGTCGGCGTGGCGAACACGCTCACCCTCTCGGTGGTGGAGCGGACCCGCGAGAACGCGGTGCTACGTGCCGTCGGGCTGAGCCGCGGCGGGATGCGGGCGGTACTCGCCGTCGAGGCGGTGCTCACCGCGCTTGTCGGCACCCTGCTCGGCATCGCGCTCGGCACCGGGGTGGCCACCGGCGGGATGGCCGTGCTGGCCCGCATCGGCGGCGACTTCACACTGGTGCTGCCGTGGGGACGGCTCGGCCTGATCGTCGCGGTGGCGGTGGTCGCCGCGCTGGCCGCCTCGGTCCTGCCCGCCCGCCGGGCGCTCTCCCGGCCGATCGTGACCGCTCTCGGCGCGGACTGA
- a CDS encoding winged helix-turn-helix domain-containing protein yields the protein MSPIPLSYTDIAADITSKIDSGEYQAGAKLPSYTQLADLYSVSFSTAARAVALLRDRGVVVGSPGRGVFVADPSA from the coding sequence GTGTCTCCGATCCCGCTCAGCTATACCGACATCGCTGCGGACATCACCTCGAAGATCGACTCGGGGGAGTACCAGGCCGGAGCGAAGCTGCCCTCCTACACGCAGCTCGCCGACCTCTACTCGGTGTCGTTCTCGACGGCCGCTCGCGCAGTGGCGCTGTTGCGTGACCGTGGTGTGGTCGTCGGTTCGCCCGGACGGGGCGTCTTCGTGGCCGACCCGTCCGCGTAA
- a CDS encoding response regulator yields the protein MTVRVVIVDDQALVRAGFRMVLDSQPDLTVVGEAIDGADALRVLDRVEADVVVMDLRMPTMDGVEATRRICARPAGSRPRVLVLTTFDTEADAFAALRAGASGFLLKNVPPEDLLAAIRVVAEGDSVVAPSITRRLLDRFAGQLGPAPAEDPRLAQLTEREREVLLLVAQGLSNAEIAARVHVAEATVKTHVGRILAKLQLRDRVQAVVLAYESGLVTPGG from the coding sequence ATGACCGTCCGGGTGGTGATCGTGGACGACCAGGCGCTGGTGCGCGCCGGGTTCCGGATGGTGCTGGACTCCCAGCCGGATCTCACGGTGGTCGGCGAGGCGATCGACGGCGCGGACGCGCTGCGGGTGCTGGACCGGGTCGAGGCCGACGTGGTGGTGATGGACCTGCGGATGCCCACCATGGACGGCGTGGAGGCGACGAGGAGGATCTGCGCCCGTCCGGCCGGCAGCCGGCCCCGGGTGCTGGTGCTCACCACCTTCGACACCGAGGCGGACGCGTTCGCCGCGCTCCGCGCCGGGGCCAGCGGCTTCCTGCTCAAGAACGTCCCGCCGGAGGACCTGCTCGCCGCGATCCGGGTGGTGGCCGAGGGCGACTCGGTGGTGGCCCCGTCGATCACCCGGCGGCTGCTGGACCGGTTCGCCGGCCAGCTCGGCCCGGCGCCCGCCGAGGACCCGCGGCTGGCCCAGCTCACCGAGCGGGAGCGGGAGGTGCTGCTGCTCGTGGCGCAGGGGCTCTCCAACGCCGAGATCGCCGCCCGGGTGCACGTGGCCGAGGCGACGGTGAAGACCCACGTCGGCCGGATCCTGGCCAAGCTCCAGCTCCGCGACCGGGTCCAGGCCGTGGTGCTGGCCTATGAGAGCGGGCTGGTCACGCCGGGCGGCTGA
- a CDS encoding sensor histidine kinase, producing the protein MTVDRIVFGRPLRSVAFDVAVSGLVALFAVLGIFAQAGGAAATAVGIVMALVLLFRRIHPSAVAAGVAALALLQVVAGWGPLAYDVGVLIALYSVVKYADRLRDGILAGIVAAIGVLLAAVQTPGPAPWWAGALYYGLITGAVWLVGLNVRTRRLYVLSLEERAATLEREREAESRAAVAEERTRIARELHDVVAHSMAVMIVQADGVRFTIDRDPATAREAAKVVADTGRQALEEMRRLVGVLREPSRPEPAAALDAVPAHRRPALVELPDLLDRFRAAGLRITDTATGTPVALPPGLELTVYRVVQESLTNALKHAGVGAAVELRLEWFADAVVVRAVDDGRGRPVVRPAPSGGHGLVGMRERVGVYDGSLAAGPTLGGGWRVEARLPLPSAPGTEEGKAAA; encoded by the coding sequence GTGACCGTGGACCGCATCGTCTTCGGCCGCCCGCTGCGCAGCGTCGCGTTCGACGTCGCCGTCTCCGGGCTGGTCGCCCTCTTCGCCGTCCTGGGGATCTTCGCCCAGGCCGGCGGGGCGGCGGCCACCGCCGTCGGGATCGTGATGGCGCTGGTCCTGCTGTTCCGGCGGATCCACCCGTCGGCGGTGGCGGCCGGAGTGGCCGCGCTCGCGCTGCTCCAGGTGGTCGCCGGTTGGGGCCCCCTCGCGTACGACGTCGGTGTGCTCATCGCCCTCTACAGCGTGGTCAAGTACGCCGACCGGCTGCGCGACGGCATCCTCGCCGGCATCGTGGCCGCGATCGGCGTGCTGCTCGCCGCCGTCCAGACGCCCGGACCGGCGCCCTGGTGGGCCGGCGCGCTCTACTACGGCCTGATCACCGGCGCGGTCTGGCTGGTCGGGCTGAACGTGCGGACCCGCCGGCTCTACGTGCTGAGCCTGGAGGAGCGCGCCGCCACCCTGGAACGGGAGCGGGAGGCCGAGTCCCGGGCGGCGGTCGCCGAGGAGCGCACCCGGATCGCCCGCGAGCTGCACGACGTGGTCGCGCACAGCATGGCCGTGATGATCGTGCAGGCCGACGGGGTCCGGTTCACCATCGACCGGGACCCGGCCACCGCGCGGGAGGCGGCAAAGGTGGTGGCCGACACCGGCCGGCAGGCGCTGGAGGAGATGCGGCGCCTGGTGGGCGTACTCCGGGAACCGAGCCGGCCGGAGCCGGCGGCCGCGCTTGACGCGGTGCCGGCGCACCGGCGGCCCGCCCTGGTCGAGCTGCCCGACCTGCTGGACCGCTTCCGCGCTGCCGGCCTGCGCATCACCGACACCGCCACCGGCACGCCGGTCGCCCTGCCGCCCGGCCTGGAGCTGACCGTCTACCGGGTGGTGCAGGAGAGCCTGACCAACGCGCTCAAGCACGCCGGGGTGGGCGCGGCGGTCGAGTTGCGCCTTGAGTGGTTCGCGGACGCCGTCGTGGTCCGGGCGGTCGACGACGGGCGCGGCCGTCCGGTGGTCCGGCCGGCGCCGTCCGGCGGGCACGGTCTGGTCGGCATGCGCGAGCGGGTCGGGGTGTACGACGGCAGCCTCGCCGCCGGCCCCACGCTGGGCGGGGGCTGGCGGGTCGAGGCGCGGCTGCCGCTACCGTCGGCGCCGGGCACCGAGGAAGGGAAGGCGGCGGCATGA
- a CDS encoding ABC transporter ATP-binding protein, with amino-acid sequence MTLSDRSTTLSATTTTGVAVTARELRREYGAGLSRVVALDGVDLDLAAARFTAVMGPSGSGKSTLLHCLAGLDRPSAGTVRIGDADLARLDDRRLTRLRRDRIGFVFQKFNLLPTLTAEENIVLPLAIAGRRPDPEWLRQVVAAVGLTDRLGHRPAELSGGQQQRVAVARALVTRPWVIFADEPTGNLDSRSGAEVLRLLREAVDTLGQTVVMVTHDPKAAAHADRVVFLADGRLVDELHAPTAGQVLDALTRLEAGASPVGR; translated from the coding sequence ATGACCCTGTCCGACAGGAGCACCACGTTGTCCGCAACCACCACCACCGGCGTCGCCGTCACCGCTCGTGAGCTGCGCCGGGAGTACGGCGCCGGGCTGTCCCGGGTCGTCGCCCTCGACGGCGTCGACCTCGACCTGGCCGCCGCCCGGTTCACTGCCGTGATGGGCCCGTCCGGCTCCGGCAAGTCCACCCTGCTGCACTGCCTGGCCGGCCTGGACCGGCCGTCGGCCGGCACGGTGCGCATCGGCGACGCCGACCTGGCCCGCCTCGACGACCGCCGGCTGACCCGGCTGCGCCGGGACCGGATCGGCTTCGTCTTCCAGAAGTTCAACCTGCTGCCCACCCTCACCGCCGAGGAGAACATCGTGCTGCCGCTGGCCATCGCCGGCCGGCGGCCCGACCCGGAGTGGCTGCGGCAGGTGGTGGCCGCGGTGGGCCTCACCGACCGACTCGGGCACCGGCCCGCGGAGCTGTCCGGCGGCCAGCAGCAGCGGGTCGCCGTGGCCCGGGCCCTGGTCACCCGACCCTGGGTGATCTTCGCGGACGAGCCCACCGGCAACCTGGACTCCCGCTCCGGCGCGGAGGTGCTGCGGCTGCTCCGCGAGGCGGTGGACACCCTCGGGCAGACGGTGGTCATGGTGACCCACGACCCCAAGGCCGCCGCCCACGCCGACCGGGTGGTGTTCCTCGCCGACGGGCGGCTGGTCGACGAGCTGCACGCGCCGACCGCCGGCCAGGTCCTCGACGCGCTGACCCGCCTCGAGGCCGGCGCGTCGCCGGTGGGGCGGTGA
- a CDS encoding LVIVD repeat-containing protein, with translation MIRFRTSRSRPFRTVSLAAAALLVASVATAQPSSAQEAPDPVAAPAAAPGIGLPVDAIASSPNVRQIANLPPRAPFDTSLGTDMAFQGHYAFVGNYNGFVIYDIARPSAPSIVSQVLCPGSQNDVSVHGNLLFLSTDSSRSDDSCASTSQSATVKSSWEGIKIFDITDKTAPRYVKSVETDCGSHTHTLVPGRDSGTVYLYVSSYSPSADFPDCQPPHDSISIVKVPVAAPTQAAVVATPNLFPDGGYKGSSTSATTGCHDITAYPERNLAAGACMGDGILMDIANREAPRVIDRVRDTKNFAFWHSATFNNTGTKVVFTDELGGGGAATCLKTIDRDKGADAIYDITGSGDDRSLVFRSYYKIPRLNADTENCVAHNGSLLPVPGRDIMVQAWYQGGVSVWDFTDSAHPTEIGWWERGPLSATQLQVGGSWSAYYYNGHIYSSDIRKGLDVLEINDPRTDNQTRFQELNVQTQPGYESR, from the coding sequence ATGATCCGTTTCCGCACGTCACGCAGCCGTCCATTCCGGACCGTCAGCCTGGCCGCAGCCGCTCTCCTCGTCGCCAGCGTGGCCACCGCCCAACCCAGCAGCGCTCAGGAAGCGCCCGATCCCGTCGCAGCGCCGGCCGCCGCGCCCGGCATCGGGCTGCCCGTCGACGCGATCGCCAGCAGCCCGAACGTCCGCCAGATCGCCAACCTGCCGCCGCGCGCGCCGTTCGACACCTCGCTCGGCACCGACATGGCCTTCCAGGGCCACTACGCCTTCGTCGGCAACTACAACGGCTTCGTCATCTACGACATCGCCCGGCCGAGCGCGCCGTCCATCGTGTCCCAGGTGCTCTGCCCGGGCTCGCAGAACGACGTCTCCGTCCACGGCAACCTGCTCTTCCTCTCCACCGACTCGTCCCGCAGCGACGACTCGTGCGCCAGCACCTCGCAGTCGGCGACGGTCAAGTCGTCCTGGGAGGGCATCAAGATCTTCGACATCACCGACAAGACCGCCCCGCGCTACGTGAAGTCGGTCGAGACCGACTGCGGCTCGCACACCCACACCCTCGTCCCGGGCCGGGACAGTGGCACGGTGTACCTGTACGTGTCGTCGTACAGCCCGTCGGCCGACTTCCCCGACTGTCAGCCGCCGCACGACTCCATCTCCATCGTCAAGGTGCCGGTGGCGGCGCCGACCCAGGCGGCGGTGGTGGCGACCCCGAACCTCTTCCCGGACGGCGGGTACAAGGGTTCCAGCACCTCGGCGACCACCGGCTGCCACGACATCACCGCCTACCCGGAGCGGAATCTCGCCGCGGGAGCCTGCATGGGCGACGGCATCCTGATGGACATCGCGAACCGCGAGGCGCCCCGCGTGATCGACCGGGTGCGCGACACGAAGAACTTCGCCTTCTGGCACTCGGCGACGTTCAACAACACCGGCACCAAGGTCGTCTTCACCGACGAGCTGGGCGGGGGCGGCGCGGCGACCTGCCTCAAGACCATCGACCGGGACAAGGGCGCGGACGCCATCTACGACATCACCGGCAGCGGAGACGACCGCTCCCTGGTCTTCCGCAGCTACTACAAGATTCCCCGGTTGAACGCCGACACCGAGAACTGCGTCGCCCACAACGGCTCGCTCCTCCCGGTGCCCGGCCGCGACATCATGGTCCAGGCGTGGTATCAGGGCGGCGTCTCGGTGTGGGACTTCACCGACTCGGCCCACCCGACCGAGATCGGCTGGTGGGAGCGGGGTCCGCTCTCGGCGACCCAGCTCCAGGTCGGCGGTTCCTGGTCCGCCTACTACTACAACGGCCACATCTACTCCAGCGACATCCGGAAGGGCCTGGACGTGCTGGAGATCAACGACCCGCGTACCGACAACCAGACGCGGTTCCAGGAGCTGAACGTGCAGACGCAGCCCGGCTACGAGAGCCGGTAG
- a CDS encoding DUF305 domain-containing protein has product MTGRQGRVWAAVTLAAMLVVAVGLTLSARRADRPTLARTTAVSASPTPDGPSVVVPGRPGEPAATRAAQEVRGAAPPRYNGLDVWYVRMMIPHHQQAVEMASLAPDRAADPRVRAVADRIRAAQGPEIGVLRGWLGERDLPAEVPGHDHGTMRGMQSAEAMRQLAAARGAEFDRLFVRMMTAHHEGAVVMSTDLLKVGADQTLQEFANGVASEQSAEIARLRELITP; this is encoded by the coding sequence ATGACCGGCCGGCAGGGACGGGTCTGGGCCGCCGTCACACTGGCGGCCATGCTCGTGGTCGCCGTCGGCCTCACGCTGTCGGCGCGTCGGGCCGACCGGCCGACGCTCGCCCGGACGACCGCCGTCAGCGCGTCGCCCACCCCGGACGGTCCGTCGGTGGTCGTGCCCGGCCGGCCCGGGGAGCCGGCGGCCACCCGCGCCGCGCAGGAGGTCCGGGGCGCCGCGCCGCCCCGCTACAACGGCCTCGACGTCTGGTACGTCCGGATGATGATCCCGCACCACCAGCAGGCCGTGGAGATGGCGAGCCTCGCCCCCGACCGGGCCGCCGACCCCCGCGTACGCGCCGTCGCCGACCGGATCCGCGCCGCCCAGGGGCCGGAGATCGGGGTGCTGCGCGGCTGGCTCGGCGAGCGCGACCTGCCCGCCGAGGTCCCCGGGCACGACCACGGCACGATGCGCGGCATGCAGTCCGCCGAGGCGATGCGGCAGCTCGCCGCCGCCCGGGGCGCGGAGTTCGACCGGCTCTTCGTGCGGATGATGACGGCGCACCACGAGGGCGCCGTGGTCATGTCCACCGACCTGCTCAAGGTGGGCGCGGACCAGACCCTCCAGGAGTTCGCCAACGGGGTCGCCAGCGAGCAGTCCGCCGAGATCGCCCGCCTCCGCGAGCTGATCACGCCCTGA
- a CDS encoding linear amide C-N hydrolase, translating into MRRTLLVTGLALLLVATGCGGGGRPAEPAGAGTPTASRQDAGQVEQSLASLRRVDDLPLYEMTYVGDYDPTVGVAGTPQATPFGCSLFAARGDRSRPLFARNFDWDANPALVLRTDPPDGYASISLVDISYLGVTADPAGDRRLLNAPLLPFDGMNERGLAVGLAADDGATAEPVPGRPTVGSVRILRLVLDSAATVDEAIAVFGRYNLDFDGGPPLHYLIADATGASAVIEFVDGRMRAEKGRGAWQALTNVPAVGVADRDLRADHRYGVLAEALDRAGGAVDAPGALRLLDAVRQAHTRWSVTYGLRTGEVRLVTAGGGERDYRLPMT; encoded by the coding sequence ATGCGGAGGACCCTGCTCGTCACCGGGCTCGCCCTGCTCCTCGTGGCCACCGGCTGCGGTGGTGGCGGCCGGCCCGCCGAGCCGGCCGGGGCCGGCACGCCGACCGCCTCCCGGCAGGACGCCGGCCAGGTCGAGCAGAGCCTGGCCAGCCTGCGCCGGGTCGACGACCTGCCGCTGTACGAGATGACCTACGTGGGCGACTACGACCCGACCGTGGGCGTCGCGGGCACCCCGCAGGCCACGCCGTTCGGGTGTTCCCTGTTCGCCGCCCGGGGCGACCGGAGCCGGCCGCTGTTCGCCCGCAACTTCGACTGGGACGCGAACCCGGCGCTGGTGCTGCGCACCGACCCGCCGGACGGGTACGCCTCGATCTCCCTGGTGGACATCTCCTACCTGGGGGTGACGGCCGACCCCGCCGGGGACCGCCGGCTGCTAAACGCGCCGCTGCTGCCCTTCGACGGGATGAACGAGCGGGGCCTGGCCGTGGGGCTGGCCGCCGACGACGGCGCCACGGCGGAGCCGGTGCCCGGCCGCCCCACCGTGGGTTCGGTGCGCATTCTGCGCCTGGTGCTCGACTCGGCCGCCACCGTGGACGAGGCGATCGCCGTGTTCGGGCGCTACAACCTGGACTTCGACGGCGGCCCGCCGCTGCACTACCTGATCGCCGACGCCACCGGGGCGTCCGCGGTGATCGAGTTCGTGGACGGGCGGATGCGGGCCGAGAAGGGCCGGGGCGCCTGGCAGGCGCTGACCAACGTGCCGGCCGTCGGGGTGGCCGACCGTGACCTGCGCGCCGACCACCGCTACGGGGTGCTGGCCGAGGCACTGGACCGGGCCGGCGGGGCGGTGGACGCGCCGGGCGCGCTGCGCCTGCTCGACGCCGTGCGGCAGGCGCACACCCGCTGGTCGGTGACGTACGGGCTGCGCACCGGCGAGGTGCGGCTGGTCACCGCGGGCGGTGGCGAGCGCGACTACCGGCTGCCGATGACCTGA